One window of the Pedobacter ginsengisoli genome contains the following:
- the cmk gene encoding (d)CMP kinase produces the protein MRKNLVIAIDGYSSCGKSTLAKALAKKLGFIYIDSGSMYRAVTLFFLRNNVDISNPEAVKDALQHIELNFHSRDYESHITLNGEEVSDEIRQMPVSEKVSEVSANKLVRQEMVKQQQRMGKSKNIVMDGRDIGTTVFADAQVKFFMTADPKIRAERRFKELQSKGDTTTSLEDVFENLAHRDYADTTRAESPLTRAEDAIILDNTELTQEEQLNFALEQAHQHLPV, from the coding sequence ATGAGAAAAAACCTGGTTATAGCTATTGACGGCTATTCTTCTTGCGGAAAAAGTACTCTTGCAAAAGCATTGGCCAAAAAACTGGGTTTTATTTATATAGACAGTGGCTCAATGTATCGTGCTGTTACCCTGTTCTTTCTACGCAATAATGTTGACATTAGTAATCCTGAGGCTGTAAAAGATGCACTCCAGCATATCGAACTAAACTTCCACTCCAGAGATTATGAATCCCATATCACTTTAAACGGCGAAGAGGTTTCTGATGAAATCAGGCAAATGCCTGTTTCCGAAAAAGTTAGTGAAGTTTCTGCCAATAAACTGGTTCGTCAGGAAATGGTAAAACAGCAGCAACGTATGGGTAAATCCAAGAACATTGTAATGGATGGACGGGATATAGGTACAACTGTATTTGCTGATGCCCAGGTAAAGTTCTTTATGACGGCAGATCCTAAAATCAGAGCAGAGCGCCGTTTCAAGGAACTACAAAGTAAAGGTGATACTACCACATCTTTGGAAGATGTTTTTGAAAACCTTGCTCATAGAGATTATGCTGATACCACACGTGCCGAAAGCCCATTAACCAGAGCTGAAGATGCCATAATACTTGACAACACAGAATTGACTCAAGAGGAACAGCTAAACTTTGCATTAGAACAGGCTCACCAGCATTTACCCGTCTGA
- the arfB gene encoding alternative ribosome rescue aminoacyl-tRNA hydrolase ArfB — MIPSKEDILKIALFKTSRSGGKGGQNVNKVSSKVELILNIDESFFLNESEKELLKERLANRLDQEGNLHIVSQEDRSQLMNKERTIIKMIALLKSALHIQKSRKPTKTPKSVIRKRLADKQLTATKKENRRRPQLD, encoded by the coding sequence ATGATACCCAGTAAAGAAGACATTCTTAAGATTGCATTATTTAAAACCTCACGTAGTGGAGGTAAGGGCGGACAAAATGTAAATAAGGTTTCTAGTAAGGTGGAGCTGATTTTAAATATAGATGAGTCTTTCTTCCTAAATGAGAGCGAAAAAGAGCTTTTAAAGGAAAGATTAGCAAACAGGCTAGATCAGGAAGGCAATTTGCATATTGTGTCTCAAGAGGACCGAAGTCAACTCATGAATAAGGAAAGAACCATCATTAAAATGATTGCACTGTTGAAATCTGCTCTCCATATTCAAAAAAGCAGGAAACCGACAAAAACTCCTAAATCAGTTATCAGAAAAAGGTTGGCAGATAAACAATTAACCGCAACTAAAAAAGAGAACAGAAGGCGCCCTCAGCTGGATTAA
- a CDS encoding lipid A deacylase LpxR family protein, with the protein MNSRSILLFSILFILTFSASAQTFKNEFGFKSDNDSYLAQGSDRYYTNGLFIDYRRAMDQSKLKNGLEKKIYEISAGQKMYNPISGYSPDPAKQDRPFAGYLYVGGALSWFHSNESILKTSIELGTTGPNSLAEDGQELLHNTVGFYELDGWQYQIKNELAVNLSTQYTRLLHRASNNAIDFSFDGYANIGTTFSGAGAGILFRAGGINQLFNSAYTNSVIGNNPKTKALIKREIFFYAKPQLNFVAYDATVQGSMFNNNSPVTFGVKPIVFAQQIGFNYSSQRFTFDFGMLFKTKEIKSTAKAHQYGSISMFYRFN; encoded by the coding sequence ATGAACAGCAGATCTATTCTCTTATTTTCAATTTTATTTATACTAACATTTAGCGCTTCGGCCCAAACTTTTAAAAATGAGTTCGGTTTTAAAAGCGACAACGACTCTTATCTTGCTCAAGGTTCTGATCGTTATTATACCAATGGTTTATTTATTGATTATCGCAGAGCAATGGACCAAAGCAAGCTAAAAAATGGACTGGAAAAGAAAATCTATGAGATATCGGCCGGACAAAAAATGTACAATCCTATTTCTGGCTATTCACCTGATCCCGCAAAACAAGACAGACCATTTGCCGGATACTTGTATGTTGGCGGTGCATTAAGCTGGTTTCATAGTAATGAAAGTATATTAAAAACTAGTATAGAACTAGGAACAACCGGACCAAATTCTTTAGCAGAAGATGGACAAGAATTATTACACAATACTGTTGGATTTTATGAGCTTGACGGTTGGCAATATCAAATTAAGAATGAACTGGCTGTAAATCTTTCAACCCAATACACCAGACTGTTACATAGGGCATCAAATAATGCTATAGATTTTTCATTTGATGGTTATGCAAATATTGGTACTACATTTAGCGGTGCAGGAGCGGGTATTTTATTCAGAGCCGGCGGTATTAATCAGCTATTCAACTCTGCTTATACAAATTCAGTGATTGGGAATAATCCAAAAACAAAAGCACTGATAAAAAGAGAGATTTTCTTTTACGCCAAACCGCAATTGAATTTTGTTGCTTATGATGCTACCGTACAAGGAAGTATGTTCAATAATAATAGTCCCGTTACTTTTGGCGTAAAACCTATTGTTTTTGCGCAACAGATTGGCTTTAACTACAGTTCACAACGCTTCACCTTTGATTTCGGCATGTTATTTAAAACAAAAGAGATAAAAAGTACTGCTAAAGCACACCAATACGGATCAATAAGTATGTTTTACAGGTTTAATTAG
- the lon gene encoding endopeptidase La, with the protein MSKQDQFDFSNALPIINEDTEFFPLMSQQDEDEMNNEETPEVLPILPLRNTVLFPGVVIPITVGRDKSIKLIKEAYKGNRIIGVVSQRDVSIEDPTFEQLNSVGTVAHIIKMLQMPDGNTTVIIQGKQRFRLIEEVQSEPYIKVTISKFTESKHKSDKEFKALVASIKEMSSQIIQLSPNIPSEAGIALKNIESTSFLINFISSNMNADVSDKQKMLEMTNLRERAMMVMELLTLELQMLELKNQIQSKVRTDLDKQQRDYFLNQQLKTIQEELGGNSSDLEYETLQTRAKKKKWASQIENHFNKELEKLGRMNPAAPDYSVQINYLELLLDLPWNDFTKDNFDLKRAQRILDKDHFGLEKVKQRIIEYLAVLKLKRDMKAPIICLVGPPGVGKTSLGKSIAKALNRKYVRMALGGIRDEAEIRGHRKTYIGAMPGRIIQSIKKAGAANPVFVLDEIDKVGSDFRGDPSSALLEVLDPEQNNAFNDHYVEADYDLSNVLFIATANSLSTIQPALLDRMEIIEVNGYTIEEKIEIAKKYLLPKQKEQHGIKSKDIALKGTLIEKVIEDYTRESGVRGLEKKIGSLVRGVATKIAMDETYEPNLSSEDVERILGAPIYDKDLYEGNEVAGVVTGLAWTQVGGDILFIEASLSPGKGKLTLTGNLGEVMKESAIIALAYLRAHADLFGIDHLLFDQWDIHVHVPAGATPKDGPSAGITMLTALTSAFTQRKVKPNLAMTGEITLRGKVLPVGGIKEKILAAKRANIKDVILCKSNKKDILEIKEGYIKDLNFHYVTEMQEVIEIALTKEKVKNPQNLSVKPNQIAN; encoded by the coding sequence ATGAGTAAACAAGATCAGTTTGATTTTAGCAATGCACTACCTATCATAAATGAAGATACAGAGTTCTTTCCATTGATGTCTCAGCAGGACGAAGATGAAATGAACAATGAAGAAACACCAGAGGTCCTGCCCATACTCCCACTTAGAAATACAGTTTTATTTCCAGGTGTGGTTATTCCTATTACTGTAGGTAGAGATAAATCAATAAAACTAATAAAGGAAGCCTATAAAGGAAATCGCATAATTGGAGTTGTTTCTCAACGTGATGTTTCTATAGAAGACCCAACTTTTGAGCAGTTAAACAGTGTAGGTACAGTGGCCCACATTATAAAAATGCTTCAAATGCCTGATGGTAACACTACTGTAATCATTCAGGGAAAACAACGTTTTAGATTGATTGAAGAGGTTCAATCTGAGCCTTATATTAAAGTTACAATAAGTAAATTCACTGAATCAAAGCATAAGAGCGATAAAGAGTTTAAAGCTTTAGTTGCTTCTATTAAAGAGATGTCGAGCCAGATTATCCAACTGTCTCCAAACATCCCTAGCGAGGCCGGAATTGCATTAAAGAATATTGAAAGCACTTCCTTCCTTATCAACTTTATATCATCTAACATGAATGCAGATGTGTCTGACAAGCAAAAAATGCTTGAAATGACCAACCTGCGTGAACGTGCCATGATGGTAATGGAACTGTTAACACTGGAGCTTCAAATGCTTGAACTTAAAAACCAGATACAGTCAAAAGTTCGAACCGACCTTGATAAGCAACAAAGAGATTATTTCCTGAACCAGCAATTAAAAACGATACAGGAAGAACTTGGAGGTAATTCGTCTGACCTGGAATATGAAACTCTACAGACTCGGGCCAAAAAGAAAAAATGGGCGTCGCAAATTGAAAACCATTTCAACAAAGAGCTGGAGAAACTTGGAAGAATGAACCCTGCAGCTCCAGATTACTCTGTACAGATTAATTATCTGGAATTATTGCTTGATTTACCATGGAATGATTTCACTAAGGACAATTTTGACCTAAAACGTGCACAACGTATTTTGGACAAAGATCATTTTGGCCTTGAAAAGGTAAAGCAAAGAATTATTGAATATTTAGCAGTACTGAAGCTTAAACGTGATATGAAAGCCCCTATCATTTGTTTGGTAGGCCCTCCCGGAGTTGGAAAAACATCACTTGGAAAATCAATTGCCAAAGCATTGAACAGGAAATATGTTCGTATGGCACTTGGTGGGATACGAGATGAAGCGGAAATTCGCGGCCATAGAAAAACCTATATCGGTGCAATGCCGGGCAGAATAATACAGTCTATTAAAAAAGCGGGTGCTGCTAATCCGGTATTTGTTTTAGATGAGATTGATAAGGTGGGCTCTGATTTTAGAGGAGACCCTTCATCTGCCCTTTTAGAAGTATTAGACCCGGAACAAAACAATGCTTTTAATGATCACTATGTTGAAGCAGATTACGATCTATCTAATGTTCTTTTTATTGCAACAGCAAACTCTTTAAGCACTATTCAGCCAGCTTTATTGGATCGTATGGAGATTATTGAGGTAAACGGTTACACCATTGAAGAAAAGATAGAAATTGCCAAAAAGTATTTGCTTCCAAAACAAAAGGAGCAGCATGGCATCAAATCTAAAGATATTGCCCTAAAAGGAACGCTAATTGAAAAAGTGATCGAAGATTATACTCGTGAATCGGGTGTTCGTGGTTTAGAGAAAAAAATTGGTTCACTTGTACGTGGGGTAGCTACAAAAATTGCTATGGATGAAACTTATGAGCCTAATTTAAGCTCAGAAGATGTTGAGCGTATACTTGGAGCTCCAATTTATGATAAAGACTTGTACGAAGGCAATGAAGTTGCTGGTGTAGTAACAGGCCTCGCCTGGACACAAGTTGGCGGAGATATCTTGTTTATTGAAGCAAGCTTAAGTCCTGGAAAAGGGAAATTAACCTTAACAGGTAATTTGGGCGAAGTAATGAAAGAATCTGCCATTATAGCATTAGCCTACTTAAGAGCTCACGCTGATTTGTTTGGGATTGATCATTTATTGTTTGATCAATGGGATATCCATGTTCACGTTCCGGCAGGTGCAACACCTAAAGACGGGCCATCGGCAGGTATAACCATGCTAACCGCCTTAACTTCTGCTTTTACCCAACGTAAAGTAAAACCTAATTTGGCCATGACAGGGGAAATTACCTTACGTGGAAAGGTTTTACCGGTTGGAGGTATAAAAGAAAAGATACTTGCCGCCAAAAGAGCAAATATTAAAGATGTGATTCTTTGCAAATCAAATAAAAAAGACATTTTAGAAATTAAAGAAGGTTACATTAAAGATCTAAACTTCCATTATGTAACTGAAATGCAGGAGGTAATTGAGATTGCACTTACTAAGGAGAAAGTTAAAAACCCTCAAAATCTTAGTGTTAAGCCAAATCAAATTGCTAACTAG
- a CDS encoding tetratricopeptide repeat protein, with protein sequence MNYLKQTILVLLVISANSSIAQNNNYDKLGMQAWLKGDYKGAVAQLEKADTKDPNNSNVLKMLGYSYYQCGDYENAINTYSRFLTLKPSDYSAYYYRGKARLNVANDPKESLNQMRESFYLAAIKDFSKAIEINGEEDPQLLQNRGLAYKDYGIYKSYKIKKSVEKKACVALFNSSVSDFQKILLVQPQRKDIISLIDYVKAQVTSLK encoded by the coding sequence ATGAACTATTTAAAGCAAACGATTCTGGTATTACTTGTTATTTCGGCCAACAGCAGTATTGCCCAAAACAATAATTACGATAAGTTGGGAATGCAGGCATGGTTAAAAGGCGATTATAAAGGTGCTGTGGCTCAATTAGAGAAAGCTGATACTAAAGATCCTAATAATTCTAACGTTTTAAAAATGCTGGGCTATTCTTACTATCAGTGTGGCGATTATGAAAATGCAATAAACACATATAGCCGTTTCCTTACTTTAAAACCTTCAGATTATTCTGCATACTATTACAGAGGAAAAGCCAGGTTAAATGTAGCCAATGACCCAAAAGAATCATTAAATCAGATGAGAGAGAGCTTTTACCTTGCTGCAATTAAAGATTTTTCGAAAGCTATAGAGATAAATGGGGAGGAGGATCCTCAATTGTTACAAAACAGAGGATTGGCCTACAAAGATTATGGAATTTATAAGTCCTATAAAATTAAAAAGTCAGTAGAGAAAAAAGCATGTGTTGCTTTATTCAATAGCTCGGTTTCCGATTTTCAAAAGATATTACTGGTGCAACCGCAACGTAAAGACATTATATCGTTAATAGATTATGTAAAGGCACAGGTAACCAGCTTAAAATAA
- the gpmI gene encoding 2,3-bisphosphoglycerate-independent phosphoglycerate mutase: MNNKKLVLLILDGWGYGKKDKSDAAYAANTPFFDSLLKNYPNSKLEASGEAVGLPAGQMGNSEVGHMNLGAGRVVYQELGRINKAISDRTLHQNEVLLDAFNYAKKNNKQVHFIGLVSDGGVHAHINHLKALCDAADEQGLKDVFVHAFLDGRDTDPNSGLNFIKDLNQHLETSSAKIASLIGRYYAMDRDTRWERVKLAYDLLTKGVGEPTNNPIAAIEQSYSNGITDEFIKPVVITKADGLPVATIQPDDVVICFNYRTDRGREITSVLSQTDYPDFGMHKLPLYYVTMTTYDESFENVKVVFTKDDLSQTLGEVLEKNHKNQIRIAETEKYPHVTFFFSGGREQEFENEKRILVPSPKVATYDLQPEMSAAGITEAICKELETGWPDFVCLNFANPDMVGHTGVFDAVVKAVETADHCTEIVVNKGIENGYSFIILADHGNSEYMINGDGSVNTAHTTNLVPCILIDKDFKTVADGKLGDIAPTVLQILGIQKPEIMTGNSLV; encoded by the coding sequence ATGAATAATAAAAAACTAGTATTACTTATCCTTGATGGTTGGGGTTATGGAAAAAAAGACAAATCTGATGCTGCTTATGCTGCCAACACTCCTTTCTTTGATTCCCTGCTAAAAAATTATCCTAACTCAAAGCTTGAAGCTTCGGGAGAAGCTGTTGGTTTGCCGGCAGGACAAATGGGCAACTCCGAAGTTGGCCATATGAACCTTGGTGCCGGACGAGTGGTATATCAGGAGCTCGGACGAATCAACAAAGCAATAAGCGATAGAACCTTGCATCAGAATGAGGTTTTACTAGATGCTTTTAATTATGCTAAAAAGAATAACAAACAAGTTCACTTTATTGGACTAGTTTCGGATGGAGGTGTTCATGCCCATATTAACCACTTAAAGGCATTATGTGATGCAGCGGACGAACAAGGTTTGAAAGATGTATTTGTACATGCTTTTTTAGATGGAAGAGATACAGATCCTAACTCGGGATTAAACTTTATAAAAGACCTTAATCAGCACTTAGAAACCTCTTCAGCTAAAATAGCCAGTTTAATTGGTCGCTATTATGCAATGGATAGAGATACCAGATGGGAAAGAGTTAAATTAGCGTATGATCTACTTACAAAAGGAGTAGGCGAACCTACAAACAACCCTATTGCCGCAATTGAGCAATCGTACAGCAACGGTATAACTGATGAATTCATTAAGCCGGTTGTAATTACAAAAGCAGATGGTTTGCCTGTTGCAACAATACAACCAGATGATGTTGTAATCTGTTTCAATTACAGGACAGACAGAGGAAGGGAAATAACTTCGGTATTAAGCCAAACTGATTACCCTGATTTTGGAATGCATAAACTACCATTGTACTATGTAACAATGACAACTTATGATGAAAGTTTTGAGAATGTTAAAGTTGTATTTACAAAAGATGATCTTTCTCAAACTCTTGGAGAAGTCCTGGAAAAAAATCACAAAAACCAAATCAGAATTGCGGAAACTGAAAAATATCCTCACGTAACATTCTTCTTCTCGGGAGGAAGGGAACAAGAATTTGAAAATGAAAAAAGAATACTTGTGCCTTCTCCAAAAGTAGCAACTTATGACCTGCAACCCGAAATGAGTGCCGCAGGAATTACGGAAGCTATTTGTAAGGAATTAGAAACAGGCTGGCCTGATTTTGTTTGCTTAAACTTTGCAAACCCAGATATGGTTGGTCATACAGGAGTATTTGATGCCGTTGTTAAAGCTGTTGAAACTGCTGATCATTGCACTGAGATAGTAGTAAATAAAGGAATTGAAAATGGCTACTCTTTTATTATACTGGCAGATCATGGCAATTCTGAATATATGATAAATGGTGATGGTTCTGTTAACACCGCTCATACCACCAATCTTGTTCCTTGTATTTTAATTGATAAAGATTTCAAAACTGTTGCTGATGGTAAACTAGGAGATATTGCTCCTACCGTTTTACAAATATTAGGTATTCAAAAGCCAGAAATCATGACTGGTAACAGTTTAGTATAA
- a CDS encoding DUF4783 domain-containing protein encodes MASGLCFKWLLWHSLCAIIGISYLEIMKPLLSLLIFFVHFSSFAALQGDIIDGLSTNFKAGNSKEIASHFSPSVDLIIIDEEDVYSKAQAEQILRSFFTKYIPVKSSVIHRLNTNPNYRYGALSLVTKNGTFRVSITMKKAGNAFFITELRIETEK; translated from the coding sequence ATGGCTAGTGGTTTATGTTTTAAATGGCTTTTATGGCATAGTTTATGTGCAATAATAGGCATTAGCTATTTAGAGATTATGAAGCCCTTACTTTCATTACTGATTTTTTTTGTTCACTTTTCCTCTTTTGCGGCTCTTCAAGGCGATATTATTGATGGTTTATCAACAAATTTTAAAGCTGGAAATTCAAAAGAAATAGCTTCTCATTTTTCTCCTTCTGTCGATTTAATTATAATCGATGAAGAAGATGTATATTCAAAAGCACAAGCTGAACAAATATTAAGAAGTTTTTTCACTAAATATATTCCTGTAAAATCATCGGTAATCCATCGGTTAAATACTAACCCAAATTACAGGTATGGAGCACTTTCTCTTGTCACAAAAAATGGAACTTTCAGAGTTTCCATTACAATGAAAAAGGCAGGCAATGCTTTTTTTATTACTGAATTAAGAATTGAGACTGAGAAATAG
- the nadC gene encoding carboxylating nicotinate-nucleotide diphosphorylase translates to MDKLIIDQFIKNAVAEDLGDGDHTSLSTIPANAQGKAKLLIKEDGIVAGVELALAIFNHIDPRLIVETFIKDGAAVKYGDIVLTVSGSTHSILLAERLVLNCMQRMSGIATKTDHVVKLIGNYKTKLLDTRKTTPGLRYLEKWAVRIGGGVNHRIGLYDMILIKDNHVDYAGGIANAINSANQYLKDNNKALDIEIEVRNLSELDEVLKNGKVNRIMLDNFTFADLKEAVKTINGKYITEASGGITEENVAEYAACGVDFISMGALTHSVKSLDMSLKAF, encoded by the coding sequence TTGGATAAGCTAATCATAGATCAATTTATAAAAAATGCAGTTGCGGAAGATTTGGGCGACGGAGATCATACCTCCTTGTCAACCATTCCTGCAAATGCCCAGGGGAAAGCAAAACTGCTAATTAAGGAAGATGGAATAGTTGCCGGAGTAGAATTGGCATTGGCAATCTTTAACCATATTGACCCTAGATTAATTGTAGAAACATTTATTAAAGACGGTGCCGCTGTCAAATATGGTGATATTGTTTTAACGGTATCAGGTAGTACACATTCAATTTTACTGGCCGAGCGTTTAGTTTTAAATTGTATGCAGCGCATGAGCGGTATTGCAACAAAAACAGATCATGTAGTTAAGCTTATAGGCAACTATAAAACAAAACTATTAGATACAAGAAAGACTACTCCGGGATTGAGATATCTGGAGAAATGGGCAGTAAGGATTGGAGGCGGTGTAAACCATCGAATTGGCTTGTATGATATGATTTTAATTAAAGACAATCATGTTGACTATGCAGGTGGTATTGCTAATGCCATTAATTCTGCCAATCAGTACCTAAAAGATAACAACAAGGCACTTGATATAGAGATTGAAGTAAGGAACTTGTCTGAGCTGGACGAAGTTCTAAAAAATGGTAAAGTAAACAGGATTATGCTTGATAATTTTACCTTTGCTGATCTTAAAGAGGCCGTTAAAACAATTAATGGTAAGTACATTACGGAGGCCTCCGGAGGTATTACCGAAGAAAATGTTGCAGAATACGCTGCTTGTGGAGTAGATTTTATTTCCATGGGGGCATTAACCCATTCTGTGAAGAGTTTAGACATGAGTTTAAAAGCCTTTTAG
- the plsY gene encoding glycerol-3-phosphate 1-O-acyltransferase PlsY, whose protein sequence is MISIYSIAAVVLAYLFGSIPTAVWLGQAFYGVDVREYGSGNAGATNTFRVLGKKAGIAVMTIDIAKGYTATKLAYFIGLSVTGPQNSSQFINYELALGVTAVMGHLFPIFAGFRGGKGVATLFGMILAVNFTAAMFCVLVFVVVLLATKYVSLSSICAGFTFPLSIVFIIHSSVKSEVLYGMCVCILILVTHQKNLERLLKGKESKVYLFKKRQIN, encoded by the coding sequence ATGATTTCCATCTATTCTATTGCAGCAGTTGTTTTGGCATACCTGTTTGGTTCTATACCAACAGCGGTTTGGCTTGGCCAGGCGTTTTATGGTGTAGATGTCAGAGAATATGGAAGTGGTAATGCCGGCGCAACCAATACCTTCAGGGTATTAGGCAAAAAAGCAGGTATAGCTGTAATGACAATAGATATTGCTAAAGGTTATACAGCAACAAAGCTTGCATACTTTATAGGTCTTTCAGTTACTGGCCCTCAAAATTCTTCCCAGTTTATTAATTACGAGCTCGCACTCGGTGTTACTGCCGTAATGGGTCATTTGTTCCCTATTTTTGCCGGATTTAGAGGTGGGAAGGGAGTGGCAACTCTTTTTGGAATGATTTTGGCAGTTAACTTTACTGCAGCAATGTTTTGTGTTCTTGTATTTGTAGTAGTATTACTGGCAACTAAATATGTTTCTCTAAGTTCTATTTGTGCAGGATTTACCTTCCCATTAAGTATAGTGTTCATAATTCATTCGTCAGTAAAGTCCGAGGTTTTATATGGTATGTGTGTTTGCATACTTATTTTAGTAACACACCAAAAAAACCTTGAACGCCTGCTCAAAGGCAAAGAATCAAAAGTTTATCTGTTTAAAAAACGACAAATTAACTAA
- a CDS encoding M48 family metallopeptidase: MKKILIIGVTAIGLAFSSCSTVPLTGRSRLNLVSDDQVLPMAFQAYSEFLTENKTAVLPSTNAQAQRVKRVGNSLILSVKSYMNNNGYADLIKDYKWEVNVVENKEMNAWCMPGGKIVVYTGLLPVTQDDAGLATVMGHEIAHAIAGHSAERMSQQMVSQGIGVAGNVALSKNSKTQSVFNTLYGVGTPLVMLNYSRNQELEADRLGLIFMAMAGYNPQSATTFWQRMATASQGSQKPPEFLSTHPSDATRIAQIQRSIPEAQKYYKSTTGKPIK; the protein is encoded by the coding sequence ATGAAAAAGATATTAATAATAGGAGTAACGGCAATAGGGCTGGCGTTTTCCTCATGCTCTACTGTTCCTTTAACTGGAAGAAGCAGATTAAATCTGGTGAGCGATGATCAGGTATTACCTATGGCTTTTCAGGCATACTCAGAATTCCTTACCGAAAACAAAACAGCGGTATTGCCCTCAACAAATGCCCAGGCACAACGTGTTAAACGTGTGGGTAATAGTCTTATTTTATCTGTGAAAAGTTATATGAATAACAATGGTTATGCAGATTTAATTAAGGATTATAAATGGGAAGTAAATGTTGTAGAAAATAAAGAAATGAACGCCTGGTGTATGCCAGGGGGGAAGATTGTAGTTTATACCGGATTATTACCAGTTACCCAGGATGATGCTGGTTTAGCAACCGTAATGGGACATGAAATTGCCCATGCCATTGCAGGGCATTCAGCTGAGCGTATGTCGCAGCAAATGGTTTCGCAAGGTATAGGCGTAGCAGGAAATGTGGCTTTATCAAAAAATTCAAAAACACAATCTGTATTTAACACACTTTACGGAGTAGGCACACCTTTGGTAATGCTTAACTATTCCCGTAATCAGGAGCTGGAAGCTGATAGACTAGGTCTTATTTTTATGGCAATGGCGGGGTATAATCCTCAAAGTGCAACTACCTTCTGGCAAAGAATGGCCACAGCCTCTCAAGGTAGCCAGAAACCACCAGAATTTTTAAGCACCCACCCTAGTGACGCTACAAGGATAGCACAAATACAGAGAAGCATACCCGAAGCACAGAAATATTATAAATCTACAACGGGGAAACCAATAAAATAA